The proteins below come from a single Necator americanus strain Aroian chromosome V, whole genome shotgun sequence genomic window:
- a CDS encoding hypothetical protein (NECATOR_CHRV.G19966.T1) has product MATGERRSNLRLFRTSLILDQGETRTTRHGDCLRLCIYNARTVSTNADLHALLGAAERIKFHVIALQETKCRRSDVRQMNDGTLVIRGENVPSRNVGGVGFVVHPSVVHLVDSHEILSPRQAILRLRPLRQKSISITNC; this is encoded by the coding sequence atggccaccggtgagaggcgatcaaatctcaggttgttcaggacgtcattgattctggatcAAGGCGaaacacgcacgactcgccatggagactgtctcagactgtgtatttacaacgcgagaacagtttccacgaacgctgacctgcatgcccttctcggagctgcagagcgtatcaaatttcacgtgattgctctgcaggagaccaagtgcagaaggagcgacgtacgacagatgaatgacggtacactcgtcattcgtggagagaacgttccgtcgcgaaatgtaggcggtgttggttttgttgtgcatccatctgtcgtccatctcgtcgattctcacgagatcctgtcacctcgtcaggccattcttcgcctccgccctctgcgccaaaaatccatcagtatcaccAACTGCTaa
- a CDS encoding hypothetical protein (NECATOR_CHRV.G19963.T1), with amino-acid sequence MKNAYCEDRGVQLEGSQIVETSSYVYLGRSMNMENDLKEKLNRRMTAAWTAFAAVRKATDQVTDQDLRAHLFDSTFLPALCYAAETWADTAATSRKLLTTHRALEICLLKFNRRTQHLAGLRSSDLRGMPRLRYPAEYVSKAKSKT; translated from the coding sequence atgaagaacgcctattGCGAGGAcagaggagtacaacttgaaggctcccaaatcgtggaaacttcgtcatacgtatacctcggacgttctatgaacatggaaaacgacttgaaggaaaaactgaatagaagaatgacaGCAGCATGgacagcattcgcagccgtcagaaAAGCTACAGACCAagtgacggaccaagatcttcgtgcccatctgttcgactcgacattccttccagcgctctgttacgcagcggagacgtgggcagacaccgcggccacgtctaggaagctactcactacccacagagcccttgagataTGTCTCTTGAAGTTTAATCGGCGCACACagcacctagccggtcttcgtagctccgacttaagaggaatgccCCGTCTTCGctacccagcggaatatgtatcgaaagcaaaaagcaaaacatag
- a CDS encoding hypothetical protein (NECATOR_CHRV.G19967.T1): protein MVKRLGQWHPHSLSDGNRQRHLDICAQLLSKSRRFGWLDTIVIGDEKWVLYVNHTHKRAWYAGAEIPDPFVKGEIHEKVMLSIWWGDHGIYRFELLPVNTTITAESTALNCKDWPTRSARSTRSSTAFWSSDGKFTHSTGRTWPERLPPRPSRRISKPKESVIL, encoded by the coding sequence atggtgaaaaggcTTGGTCAGTGGCACCCGCATtcattgagcgacggcaatCGCCAAAGACACCTGGACATCTGcgctcagctgctctccaaaagccgcagattcggctggctggacaccattgtcattggagatgaaaaatgggtcctctacgtcaaccacactcATAAACGTGCGTGGTACGCTGGCGCTGAAAttccggatcctttcgtgaaaggcgAGATCCAcgagaaggtcatgctgagcatCTGGTGGGGAgatcatggaatctaccgtttcgaactgctgccggtcAACACGACAATTACTGCCGAGTCTACTGcactcaactgcaaagactggccgacaagatccgcaaggagcacccgaagctcgacagcGTTttggagctcggatgggaagttcacCCACAGTACAGGCCGGACCTGGcccgagcgactaccaccgCGTCCAAGTCGCCGGATTTCTaagccaaaggaatccgtgatcttatGA
- a CDS encoding hypothetical protein (NECATOR_CHRV.G19964.T1) has protein sequence MKPGTAPGPDFISADFLQAGGHPLRVIFAAHMTSYLQRERIPDQWKTSRTVLIHRKGDREDLRNYRPICLLSVLYKVFTKIILTRISRTLDEAQPQEQAGFRQGFSCLDHI, from the coding sequence atgaaacctggcacagcccccggacctgattttatatcagcagactttcttcaggctggtggccatccgcttcgtGTAATCTttgcagcgcacatgacatcctaccttcagagagaaaggatcccagaccagtggaagacctcgcgaaccgttcttatccataggaaaggtgaccgagaggaccttcggaactaccgtccgatatgcttgctgagcgtgttatacaaggtattcaccaagatcatcctcacacgcatatctaggacgctggatgaagcccagccccaagaacaagctggattccgccaggggttcagctgcttggatcACATCTAG
- a CDS encoding hypothetical protein (NECATOR_CHRV.G19966.T2), giving the protein MATGERRSNLRLFRTSLILDQGETRTTRHGDCLRLCIYNARTVSTNADLHALLGAAERIKFHVIALQETKCRRSDVRQMNDGTLVIRGENVPSRNVGGVGFVVHPSVVHLVDSHEILSPPADDSELDAFYEELEEVVGNEKSFYKFVVGDLNAKLGKATQEECRIGRFGLGDRNENGNRLAGLLSAARLFHGNSLFMKKDHGQWTWESPNGATLAEIDHILTNRRSCLLDVSVVPSFCSGSDQRLLRAKIRLNHTMEKSICYRQRRRKEVVYDDCVLEDSSSEGDWHIEEDPNVDYEMLLRGLRACAERASKPRTTNLDRISKTKELLERRRALRLYPNASHLERLSD; this is encoded by the exons atggccaccggtgagaggcgatcaaatctcaggttgttcaggacgtcattgattctggatcAAGGCGaaacacgcacgactcgccatggagactgtctcagactgtgtatttacaacgcgagaacagtttccacgaacgctgacctgcatgcccttctcggagctgcagagcgtatcaaatttcacgtgattgctctgcaggagaccaagtgcagaaggagcgacgtacgacagatgaatgacggtacactcgtcattcgtggagagaacgttccgtcgcgaaatgtaggcggtgttggttttgttgtgcatccatctgtcgtccatctcgtcgattctcacgagatcctgtcacctc cagctgatgattccgaattggacgcgttttacgaggagctggaggaagtagtcggcaacgagaagtccttctacaaattcgttgtcggagacttaaacgcaaaactaggaaaggccacacaAGAGGAAtgcaggattggaagatttggactaggggaccggaatgaaaatggtaatcgtctcgccgggctgttgtccgccgctcgcctctttcatgggaactctcttttcatgaaaaaagatcatggtcagtggacatgggaatcccccaatggcgcgactcttgcggagatcgaccacatactcaccaaccggaggtcgtgtctacttgacgtctcagtagtaccatctttttgtagtggttctgatcagcgtctccttcgtgcgaaaatacgacttaaccacacgatggaaaagagcatctgctatcggcaacgaaggagaaaagaagtcgtctacgacgattgcgtactcgaggactcctcatccgaaggtgactggcacatcgaggaggacccaaacgtggactacgagatgctgctcagaggattacgagcctgtgctgaacgtgcctcgaagccgcgcacgacaaacttggatcgaatttcgaagaccaaggaattgttggaaagaagaagggctttgaggctttaTCCGAATGCATCTCACCTTGAGCGGTTATCagactag
- a CDS encoding hypothetical protein (NECATOR_CHRV.G19965.T1) produces MKKDHGQWTWESPNGATLAEIDHILTNRRSCLLDVSVVPSFCSGSDQRLLRAKIRLNHTMEKSICYRQRRRKEVVYDDCVLEDSSSEGDWHIEEDPNVDYEMLLRGLRACAERASKPRTTNLDRISKTKELLERRRALRLYPNASHLERLSD; encoded by the coding sequence atgaaaaaagatcatggtcagtggacatgggaatcccccaatggcgcgactcttgcggagatcgaccacatactcaccaaccggaggtcgtgtctacttgacgtctcagtagtaccatctttttgtagtggttctgatcagcgtctccttcgtgcgaaaatacgacttaaccacacgatggaaaagagcatctgctatcggcaacgaaggagaaaagaagtcgtctacgacgattgcgtactcgaggactcctcatccgaaggtgactggcacatcgaggaggacccaaacgtggactacgagatgctgctcagaggattacgagcctgtgctgaacgtgcctcgaagccgcgcacgacaaacttggatcgaatttcgaagaccaaggaattgttggaaagaagaagggctttgaggctttaTCCGAATGCATCTCACCTTGAGCGGTTATCagactag